Proteins encoded together in one Miscanthus floridulus cultivar M001 chromosome 16, ASM1932011v1, whole genome shotgun sequence window:
- the LOC136514146 gene encoding cyclin-B2-2-like isoform X3, with protein MENLRSGNHHQGVAMEGVKFAPEMANTKNIIGGPHQHLAVSKRGLSEKPAAAVNTKDQAGFVGHRPVTRKFAATLANQPTVAHLAPIGSERLKRNADTTFHTPADMESTKMTDDIPLPMLSEMDEMCSCKACNAGMRQL; from the exons ATGGAGAATCTGAGATCTGGAAACCACCACCAAGGTGTTGCCATGGAGGGCGTCAAGTTTGCGCCGGAGATGGCCAACACCAAGAACATAATAGGAGGCCCGCACCAGCACTTGGCTGTCAGCAAGAGGGGTCTCTCAGA AAAACCAGCTGCTGCTGTAAATACTAAAGATCAAGCTGGCTTTGTTGGACACCGTCCGGTCACAAG GAAATTCGCTGCAACACTGGCAAACCAACCTACGGTTGCCCATCTG GCCCCAATTGGAAGTGAAAGACTGAAAAGAAACGCAGATACAACATTCCACACACCTGCAGATATGGAAAGCACAAAAATGACTGATGACATTCCCTTGCCTATGCTGTCGGAGATGGATGAAATG
- the LOC136514146 gene encoding cyclin-B2-2-like isoform X2 has protein sequence MENLRSGNHHQGVAMEGVKFAPEMANTKNIIGGPHQHLAVSKRGLSEKPAAAVNTKDQAGFVGHRPVTRKFAATLANQPTVAHLAPIGSERLKRNADTTFHTPADMESTKMTDDIPLPMLSEMDEMMSSELKEIEMVYLVHLLVQHFRL, from the exons ATGGAGAATCTGAGATCTGGAAACCACCACCAAGGTGTTGCCATGGAGGGCGTCAAGTTTGCGCCGGAGATGGCCAACACCAAGAACATAATAGGAGGCCCGCACCAGCACTTGGCTGTCAGCAAGAGGGGTCTCTCAGA AAAACCAGCTGCTGCTGTAAATACTAAAGATCAAGCTGGCTTTGTTGGACACCGTCCGGTCACAAG GAAATTCGCTGCAACACTGGCAAACCAACCTACGGTTGCCCATCTG GCCCCAATTGGAAGTGAAAGACTGAAAAGAAACGCAGATACAACATTCCACACACCTGCAGATATGGAAAGCACAAAAATGACTGATGACATTCCCTTGCCTATGCTGTCGGAGATGGATGAAATG atgagctctgaactgaaaGAGATCGAGATGGTCTATTTGGTGCACCTATTGGTACAACACTTTAGACTGTAG